A region of Vibrio chagasii DNA encodes the following proteins:
- a CDS encoding DUF4402 domain-containing protein, whose amino-acid sequence MNKVFKVVAVSALSISSANVFAVSDTFDATLEVKQAITMTKTSDLDFGIITSDNTTDVVVAQGDAGAAAFTLTGESGDTVTVSISDTNLVNGVNTIAAEFDFNNAITLTGGTADLNIGGTARTSSASLVAGTYAANVAVDVTYQ is encoded by the coding sequence ATGAATAAAGTCTTTAAGGTTGTTGCCGTCTCTGCACTTTCTATCTCTTCAGCAAACGTTTTTGCTGTGAGTGACACTTTTGATGCAACACTAGAAGTAAAACAAGCGATTACAATGACAAAAACGAGTGATTTAGATTTCGGTATCATCACTTCAGATAACACGACAGATGTTGTTGTTGCTCAAGGTGATGCAGGAGCTGCGGCGTTTACACTTACGGGTGAATCAGGTGATACGGTGACAGTAAGTATTTCTGATACCAACTTAGTTAACGGTGTAAATACGATTGCTGCTGAGTTTGATTTTAACAACGCTATAACCCTAACTGGTGGTACTGCGGATCTTAATATTGGTGGTACGGCTCGTACTTCAAGCGCATCGTTGGTAGCTGGTACTTATGCTGCAAACGTTGCAGTTGATGTTACTTACCAATAA
- a CDS encoding DUF4402 domain-containing protein → MKSLFECVVKYAIYIGLTLYSSPFYALEIIPENMEVKFPGMYISGSGQNADANPANGQIYVVRFYVEGDPGKKIVVSLPSNQYLNHSQKSKRLRIRKFYFGCGLSKRGRAKIKGNGRSKLLCIGAKVKIGANHPAGLYTSTIPFEVNYK, encoded by the coding sequence ATGAAGTCTCTATTTGAATGCGTAGTTAAATACGCGATATATATCGGACTGACTCTATATTCAAGCCCGTTCTATGCTCTGGAAATAATTCCTGAAAATATGGAAGTGAAATTTCCTGGTATGTATATCTCTGGTTCTGGACAAAATGCCGATGCTAATCCGGCTAATGGTCAGATTTACGTGGTTCGTTTTTATGTTGAAGGCGATCCGGGAAAAAAGATCGTGGTTTCGCTTCCTTCTAATCAATATCTTAACCATTCTCAAAAATCGAAACGTCTTCGAATCAGGAAATTTTATTTTGGCTGTGGCTTGTCTAAGAGAGGTCGAGCAAAAATTAAAGGGAATGGGAGAAGCAAACTTCTGTGTATTGGTGCAAAAGTAAAAATTGGCGCTAATCATCCTGCTGGCCTTTATACCAGCACTATCCCTTTTGAGGTCAATTATAAATGA
- a CDS encoding LrgB family protein, translated as MWILLTIVVFLFARWVSQKVNSPLCNPLLISIGIIIPILTFFKVPFETYYADNTWITYMLQPAVVALAYPLYEQLPQIRANWRIITFACTLGSVMSMTTAAMIAVAFKADLSLIASLLGKSVTTPIAMEVSSHLGGEAAIAAILVLIVGLFGAIFAYPIYNLIGIKSPIARGLTMGTVSHALGTATCAEKNQEDAAFSSLALVLCGVITSIIAPSVFGLVVWFYS; from the coding sequence ATGTGGATTCTATTAACTATTGTGGTGTTTCTGTTTGCTCGTTGGGTAAGTCAGAAAGTGAACTCCCCACTATGTAACCCGCTTCTAATAAGCATTGGCATCATCATTCCAATTCTGACGTTCTTTAAAGTCCCCTTCGAGACCTACTACGCAGACAACACTTGGATTACCTACATGCTTCAGCCAGCGGTTGTCGCCCTAGCTTATCCTTTATATGAGCAACTACCTCAAATTCGAGCCAACTGGCGAATCATTACCTTTGCATGCACGCTGGGTAGTGTGATGTCGATGACAACAGCGGCAATGATTGCCGTCGCTTTCAAAGCCGACCTAAGTTTGATTGCGAGTCTATTGGGCAAATCAGTCACTACCCCTATTGCGATGGAAGTATCAAGCCATCTTGGTGGTGAAGCGGCGATTGCTGCAATACTGGTTCTTATCGTCGGATTATTTGGGGCAATTTTTGCTTACCCTATCTACAATCTAATTGGCATTAAGAGCCCTATTGCCAGGGGTTTAACCATGGGCACAGTTTCTCACGCGTTGGGTACGGCAACTTGCGCTGAAAAGAACCAAGAAGATGCGGCTTTCAGTTCACTGGCGTTAGTGCTGTGTGGCGTTATCACCTCAATAATCGCACCTAGCGTGTTTGGTTTGGTGGTCTGGTTCTATTCCTAG
- the sbcB gene encoding exodeoxyribonuclease I, which yields MSSDNQPTYFFFDYETWGVSPAKDRPSQFAGVRTDQDFNIIGEPLVIYCQPPADYLPAPEAALITRITPQKAMSQGLAEPEFIAKIHAELAKPNTTSLGYNSIRFDDEVTRYTCYRNFIDPYAWSWQNGNSRWDLLDVMRAVHALRPDGIVWPENEEGFPSFKLEHLSVANGIEHENAHDAMADVIATIELAKKLKAAQPKMFDYLYNMRHKRKLNELVDIVNMTPLMHVSGMFGRDCNYTSWIVPMAWHPTNQNAVIVVDLAKDPSPLLELDTDELRERLYTKRSDLNEDELPVPIKLVQLNKCPILAPAKTLTAENAETIGIDRQQCLKNLAILREHPEIREKLIGLYSQEREYEKSDDVDTQLYDGFFSPADKTAMNIIRETDPNNLSALDITFSDERIKPLLFRYRARNFPWTLDESEQLKWANHCREFYESRLEEYMLNLENLAHEHESDEKKMAILKAVYQYVEKLAS from the coding sequence ATGAGTTCAGATAATCAGCCAACCTACTTCTTTTTCGATTACGAAACATGGGGCGTGAGCCCAGCGAAAGATCGTCCAAGTCAGTTCGCCGGCGTTCGTACCGACCAAGATTTCAATATTATTGGTGAGCCATTGGTCATCTACTGCCAACCTCCTGCTGATTACCTTCCTGCACCTGAAGCTGCACTGATTACTCGAATCACTCCACAAAAAGCCATGTCTCAAGGCCTGGCGGAACCAGAGTTCATCGCTAAGATCCATGCTGAACTTGCAAAGCCGAACACCACAAGCCTTGGTTACAACAGTATTCGATTCGATGATGAAGTCACGCGATACACCTGTTACCGTAACTTCATTGACCCGTATGCATGGAGCTGGCAGAACGGTAACTCTCGTTGGGATCTTTTAGATGTGATGCGTGCCGTACACGCCCTGCGTCCTGACGGTATTGTTTGGCCAGAAAACGAAGAAGGTTTCCCAAGCTTTAAACTGGAACATCTATCTGTGGCAAATGGCATTGAACACGAAAACGCGCACGATGCGATGGCCGATGTTATTGCGACGATTGAACTCGCGAAAAAGCTAAAAGCCGCACAACCTAAGATGTTTGATTATCTCTACAACATGCGCCACAAACGTAAGTTGAATGAGCTGGTCGACATCGTAAATATGACACCGTTAATGCACGTTTCAGGTATGTTCGGTCGTGACTGCAATTACACAAGCTGGATTGTTCCTATGGCGTGGCACCCTACCAATCAAAACGCGGTGATTGTTGTCGACCTAGCAAAAGATCCAAGCCCGCTATTAGAACTTGATACTGATGAGCTCAGAGAAAGACTTTACACCAAGCGCAGCGACCTAAATGAAGACGAGCTGCCAGTGCCAATTAAGCTGGTTCAACTCAACAAGTGCCCTATTCTAGCGCCAGCAAAAACGTTAACCGCTGAAAATGCTGAAACCATTGGTATTGATCGTCAGCAGTGTTTGAAGAACCTCGCGATCCTGCGCGAACACCCAGAAATTCGTGAAAAATTGATTGGCTTATATTCACAGGAACGTGAGTACGAAAAGAGCGACGATGTAGATACCCAGCTTTACGATGGCTTCTTCTCACCGGCGGATAAAACCGCGATGAACATCATCCGTGAGACTGACCCAAATAATTTATCAGCGTTAGACATTACCTTCAGTGACGAACGCATCAAGCCTTTGTTGTTCCGTTACCGCGCACGTAACTTCCCATGGACGCTAGATGAATCCGAGCAACTTAAGTGGGCAAACCATTGTCGTGAGTTTTACGAAAGCCGCTTAGAAGAGTACATGCTCAACCTAGAGAACCTCGCACACGAACATGAAAGTGACGAGAAGAAAATGGCTATTTTGAAAGCGGTGTATCAATACGTAGAAAAGCTAGCTAGTTAA
- a CDS encoding CidA/LrgA family protein, whose protein sequence is MKERLIKLVYCLISFTLIIGALTAGNALQQYLDTSIPGSIFGMLILFTAMVIGIVPAHWVQPGASLIIRLMILLFVPISVGLMEHFDMLIANALPIMASAVGGTLIVLVSLSWFLDRLLARGK, encoded by the coding sequence TTGAAAGAAAGATTGATCAAACTCGTTTACTGCTTAATCTCCTTCACCTTAATCATAGGTGCTCTCACTGCAGGCAACGCGTTACAACAATACTTAGACACCTCAATCCCAGGCAGTATTTTTGGCATGTTAATTCTGTTCACTGCCATGGTGATTGGTATTGTGCCGGCACATTGGGTACAACCTGGTGCCAGCCTAATTATTCGTTTGATGATTTTACTGTTTGTCCCGATCAGTGTCGGGCTTATGGAACACTTTGACATGCTGATCGCTAACGCGCTGCCGATTATGGCGAGTGCAGTGGGTGGCACGCTCATTGTACTAGTCTCCTTATCATGGTTCTTAGACCGCTTGCTAGCGAGAGGTAAGTAA